In the Solanum pennellii chromosome 5, SPENNV200 genome, one interval contains:
- the LOC107020711 gene encoding glucan endo-1,3-beta-glucosidase 6, which produces MGLFPFSKSFPVLFLLAMLLFSPTVSGIGANWGTQSTHRLPPEIVVRMLKDNGIQKVKLFDADYDTLKALGKSGLEVMVGIPNDMLSSMGSLKAAEKWVSKNVSVHINDNNVNIRYVAVGNEPYLTTYNGTYLRTTLPAMQNIQTALVKAGLGSQVKVTCPLNADVYESSNTFPSGGDFRAEIHGYVSQLVKFLSDNGCPFTINIYPFISLYIDPNFPVEYAFFDGNATPLNDGGTIYSNMFDANHDTLVWALQKNGFGNVPIIIGEIGWPTDGDRNANAQLAQRFNQGFMQHISGGKGTPMRPGPVDAYLFSLIDEDAKSIQPGNFERHWGILTYDGLPKYSLNLGTTNSGSLVPARNVKYLERKWCVLKPNAKLDDPQIAPSMSYACGLADCTSLGYQTSCGGLDARGNISYAFNSYYQINNQLDDACKFSGLATVTKSDPSTGTCRFGLMIEPYYGGAQPKYGYTKTTLALILFLWTIV; this is translated from the exons atggGGTTGTTTccattttcaaaatcatttcCGGTGTTATTTCTTCTAGCTATGTTATTGTTTTCCCCAACAGTGAGTGGGATAGGTGCTAACTGGGGTACTCAGTCAACACATCGTTTGCCTCCTGAAATAGTAGTAAGAATGCTAAAAGATAATGGGATCCAAAAGGTTAAACTTTTTGATGCTGATTATGACACACTTAAAGCTTTGGGAAAATCAGGTCTTGAAGTTATGGTTGGTATTCCTAATGATATGCTTTCAAGTATGGGTAGCTTGAAAGCTGCTGAGAAATGGGTTTCTAAAAATGTTTCTGTTCATATCAATGATAACAATGTCAACATCAG GTATGTTGCAGTTGGAAATGAACCTTACTTGACAACTTACAATGGCACTTACCTTCGAACAACTCTTCCTGCTATGCAAAATATCCAAACTGCACTCGTAAAAGCTGGCCTCGGTAGTCAAGTAAAGGTTACTTGTCCTCTCAATGCAGATGTTTATGAGAGCTCCAACACTTTCCCATCAGGTGGTGATTTTCGAGCTGAGATCCATGGCTATGTAAGCCAACTTGTCAAGTTCTTAAGCGACAATGGTTGTCCTTTTACAATCAATATCTATCCATTTATAAGTCTTTATATTGACCCCAACTTCCCAGTTGAATATGCATTCTTTGATGGAAATGCAACACCTCTAAATGATGGTGGGACAATCTACAGCAACATGTTTGATGCAAATCACGACACTCTTGTGTGGGCTTTACAAAAGAATGGGTTTGGGAACGTGCCTATAATTATTGGAGAAATTGGTTGGCCCACTGATGGTGACCGCAATGCTAATGCACAACTTGCACAGCGATTCAACCAAGGATTCATGCAGCATATATCCGGAGGAAAAGGCACCCCTATGAGGCCTGGGCCTGTTGATGCCTATCTGTTTAGTTTGATTGATGAGGATGCTAAGAGTATCCAACCTGGAAATTTTGAACGTCACTGGGGAATACTTACGTATGATGGACTACCGAAATACTCGCTAAATCTTGGCACCACGAATTCAGGGTCATTAGTTCCAGCTAGAAATGTGAAGTATCTGGAGAGGAAATGGTGTGTGTTAAAGCCGAATGCTAAGCTTGATGACCCCCAGATTGCACCTAGCATGAGCTATGCTTGTGGACTTGCTGACTGCACGAGCCTTGGATATCAGACATCTTGTGGAGGTTTGGATGCACGAGGAAATATTTCATATGCATTCAACAGCTACTACCAGATAAACAATCAGCTTGATGATGCTTGCAAGTTCTCTGGCCTCGCAACTGTCACAAAGTCAGATCCATCAACTGGTACTTGTCGATTTGGGCTCATGATAGAACCATACTACGGAGGTGCTCAACCAAAATATGGCTATACTAAGACGACATTGGCTCTCATCCTCTTTCTGTGGACAATTgtgtaa